In a single window of the Arthrobacter sp. StoSoilA2 genome:
- a CDS encoding Asp23/Gls24 family envelope stress response protein → MSDQNLQIDPAPEGEVLGTGRTIISEAAVAKVAGIAARAVPGVYSLGSGPSRALGAIRDAVGSSDHAAGVRAEVGETQVAVDINLVAVYGHPLHSVANQVRAAVYRAVEELVGLQVIEVNIEINDVYVAPPPKPKTVVVEREALQ, encoded by the coding sequence ATGTCAGATCAGAACTTGCAGATCGACCCTGCGCCTGAGGGCGAGGTCCTCGGTACCGGACGCACCATCATCTCCGAGGCGGCAGTGGCAAAAGTAGCCGGCATCGCTGCACGCGCGGTTCCAGGTGTCTACTCCCTGGGCTCAGGTCCATCCCGCGCGCTTGGCGCAATCCGTGACGCTGTTGGCAGTTCGGACCATGCCGCGGGTGTTCGCGCCGAAGTCGGCGAGACCCAGGTGGCGGTGGACATCAACCTTGTGGCTGTCTATGGGCACCCCTTGCACAGCGTCGCCAACCAGGTCCGCGCTGCTGTTTACCGGGCTGTTGAGGAGCTCGTCGGGCTGCAGGTCATCGAGGTCAACATCGAGATCAACGATGTCTATGTGGCCCCGCCACCCAAGCCCAAAACCGTCGTGGTCGAAAGGGAGGCTCTGCAATGA